The genomic region TGATTGTTTTGGCTCTAATTTATTTCTTATTAAAGTTTTTACAAAAACGAAATAAAATGTTTCAGCAGGTGCAGGCATTGGAGAATTTAGGCGGGATATCCCTGGGCTCTAATAAATCTGTTCAAATGGTCAGAATAGCTGATCGTATCTATGTCATCGGTGTGGGTGAGGATATCTCCATGCTGACTGAAATTGAGGATGAGGAAACGAAAGAAGAGTTATTAAAAGAAGACCAGGAAGCAAATACCAACCAGCCGTTTAAAGCCATGCTGAAATCCCTGGAGCAGAGAAAAGAACAGCATAGTGATAAGGAATCAGATACAAATTCCTTCAAAGAGCAGTTTAACAGTGAGCTTAAGAAATTAAAAAATGGGAGACAAAAGCTGATGAAAAATAGCAGAGATACCGGAAAAGAGGATCAGGATGGGTGAATTTGTAGACTTTTTTAATAACACAGATCCTCAGAGTGTCTCCACATCCGTTAAATTATTACTCTTATTAACTGTTCTGGCTCTTGCTCCAAGTATCCTGATATTGATGACAAGCTTTGCAAGAATCATCATTGTTTTGTCTTTTGTTCGTACATCCCTGGCTACACAGCAAATGCCGCCAAACCAAATACTAATTGCGCTGGCGCTGTTTTTAACCTTCTTTATCATGGCACCTACTTTTCAGGAAGTAAATGAAGAAGCCTTACAGCCATTATTCAATGAAGAAATTACCATTGATGAAGCCTATGATAAGGCCAGTATGCCCATGAAGGAATTTATGGCCAAGCACACACGACAAAAAGATATGGCTTTATTTATGGATTATACCCAAATGGAGGCACCTGAGACATTGGAAGATGTGCCTCTCACAACATTAATCCCTGCTTTTGCCATAAGTGAATTAAAAACAGCATTCCAAATGGGATTTATGATATTTGTTCCCTTTTTAATCATTGATATGGCCGTTGCCAGTATTTTAATGTCGATGGGAATGATGATGTTACCACCAGTTATGATTTCTTTACCTTTTAAAATCTTATTATTTGTCCTTGTGGATGGCTGGTATCTGATCACCCATTCATTATTAGAAAGCTTCTAGCTTTGGAAGGGAGCGCATCATTTTGAATAGTGAATTTGTTATTTCCCTGGCAGAGACTGCGGTGTACACGTTGCTAACGGTTATTGGTCCCATATTAATTCTGGCTCTTGTCGTAGGTTTATTAGTGAGTATTTTTCAGGCAACAACACAAATCCAGGAACAAACCCTTGCCTTTATTCCGAAAATCATCGCTGTTTTTATTGGAATTATTTTCTTCGGTCCCTGGATGCTTGTTCAGGTTGTGGACTTCACCGCAAATATATTTAACAATCTTCATCAAGTGATTAGTTGATATGTTAGAAGTCTTTGAACTTAGTAAACTGCCAGGATTTATCTTGATTTTTGCAAGGGTCATTGGTTTTTTCTTAACAATACCGGTATTTTCATATCGTAATCTTCCCAGAACTCATAAGCTGGGTTTTGCGATTTTTTTATCATGGATCATGTTTTATACCGTGGACATGCCTGTCTTCCTGTTAAATGGGCAATTTATTCTCTTAATACTGAAAGAGCTTATTGTCGGATTACTTATCGGGTTAATAGCCTTTATTATATTAGGTGCTATTCAAATTGCAGGTGGATTTATCGATTTCCAGATGGGTTTTGCCATTGCCAATGTGATGGATCCACAAACAGGGATCCAAAGTCCTTTAATTGGTCAATTTTTATATACCCTTGCCTTGCTGTTTCTCATAACGGTTGATGCCCATCATTTATTGCTGGATGGTATTTTTTACAGCTATCAATATGTCGAAATCGATCAGATGGTTCCCTTTCAGAATGAGTCGATTGTGCAATTTGTAATGGAAAGCTTTAGTCAAATGTTTTTAATCGCTTTTCAAATGTCCATCCCCATCGTAGGCTGTCTGTTTCTGGTAGATGTTGCGTTAGGGATTGTGGCAAGAACCGTTCCACAATTGAACGTGTTTGTTGTCGGGCTGCCTTTGAAAATTTTTGTCAGTTTTGTCGTGATTTTTGTTTTTCTCGGTATTTATGTAACCTTAATACAACAGCTATTTGAAACCATTCTTAATGCTATGAGAGGGTTAATGTCTTTATTTGGGGGTGCTTAGTATGAAATGGTTAACCTTGGATTTGCAATATTTCGCAGGGGAAAAGACCGAAAAAGCTACCCCGAAAAAGCGTCAGGATTCAAGAAAAAAAGGACAGGTTGTGAAAAGCCAGGATGTTAATACCGCAATTCTTCTATTTATGATGTTTATTTTATTTTTTGTTATGGGCGGGTACCTCAAAGAACGATTAATGGTGATCTATGAAAAAGGCTTTGTAGAATATATCCAGTGGAATGTGACAGCAGATACCGTTCAGTCCATGTTTGTTCAATACACAATTGACGGGGTTATGGTGTTACTTCCCGTGATGATTGTGGCTGTTATTGCCGGACTGGCTTCCAATTTTCTGCAGATTGGGTTTTTATTTACCACCGAACCGCTAAAGTTCAACCTTGGGAAATTAAATCCCATAAAAGGGGCCAAGAAAATATTTTCGGCCCGGGCTCTGGTGGAACTTCTGAAATCTCTATTAAAAATTACCGTCATAGGCAGTATTACATTTACGGTTATCTGGATGAACAAAGACCAAATGATGATTATGTCCTTAAAAGGTCTTGATAGTGCCCTTGCTTTTTTTGGCCAAATGACAATAACGATGGGGATCGCAGCTTCCATAGGGCTATTAATCATTTCCGTCATCGATTATATCTATCAAAAGTATGATCATGAAAAAAACATTCGAATGTCCAAACAGGATATTAAAGATGAACATAAGAACATGGAAGGCGATCCACAAATAAAATCCAAAGTGAAAGAAAGATAGAGGCAGATGGCTAACTCACGAATGATGAGTGAAGTACCAGATGCGGATGTAGTCATTACCAATCCGACACACTACTCGATTGCGATTAAGTATGATGAAAATAAATATGATGCTCCTTATGTAGTGGCAAAAGGGGTGGACTACATCGCATTTAAGATCAGGGAAGTGGCCAAGCACCACGATATTCCCATGGTGGAAAATCGGTCACTGGCACGTTCCATATACGCAAAGGTTGAAATAGGGGAAGTCATTCATGAAGACTTTTATCAGGCTGTTGCTGAAGTTCTTGCTTACGTATATCGATTGCAAAATAAAGTTTGAAGCAATGAGGAGAGACCATCATGAAACTTAAAGATTTATCTGTATTATCAGCTGTTATATTAATTATTGTTATGCTCGTTATCCCTTTGCCGGGCTGGATTTTAAGTGTATTCATTTTAATTAACATCACACTTGCTTTAATCGTGATCCTTGTTGCTATGAATACAACAGAGGCACTGGAGTTTGCAGTGTTTCCTTCTCTCTTATTGCTTTTAACTTTATTCAGATTGGGA from Virgibacillus sp. MSP4-1 harbors:
- a CDS encoding flagellar biosynthetic protein FliO, which codes for MNRYVRPILSLVFIFVLFVQPVNHNYVQAAMNVDEYFDQKQNEQQKEENNESHSPVEQGQEQELQADSGSLMGNLMKMVFMLLIVLALIYFLLKFLQKRNKMFQQVQALENLGGISLGSNKSVQMVRIADRIYVIGVGEDISMLTEIEDEETKEELLKEDQEANTNQPFKAMLKSLEQRKEQHSDKESDTNSFKEQFNSELKKLKNGRQKLMKNSRDTGKEDQDG
- the fliP gene encoding flagellar type III secretion system pore protein FliP (The bacterial flagellar biogenesis protein FliP forms a type III secretion system (T3SS)-type pore required for flagellar assembly.) gives rise to the protein MGEFVDFFNNTDPQSVSTSVKLLLLLTVLALAPSILILMTSFARIIIVLSFVRTSLATQQMPPNQILIALALFLTFFIMAPTFQEVNEEALQPLFNEEITIDEAYDKASMPMKEFMAKHTRQKDMALFMDYTQMEAPETLEDVPLTTLIPAFAISELKTAFQMGFMIFVPFLIIDMAVASILMSMGMMMLPPVMISLPFKILLFVLVDGWYLITHSLLESF
- the fliQ gene encoding flagellar biosynthesis protein FliQ: MNSEFVISLAETAVYTLLTVIGPILILALVVGLLVSIFQATTQIQEQTLAFIPKIIAVFIGIIFFGPWMLVQVVDFTANIFNNLHQVIS
- the fliR gene encoding flagellar biosynthetic protein FliR, with the translated sequence MLEVFELSKLPGFILIFARVIGFFLTIPVFSYRNLPRTHKLGFAIFLSWIMFYTVDMPVFLLNGQFILLILKELIVGLLIGLIAFIILGAIQIAGGFIDFQMGFAIANVMDPQTGIQSPLIGQFLYTLALLFLITVDAHHLLLDGIFYSYQYVEIDQMVPFQNESIVQFVMESFSQMFLIAFQMSIPIVGCLFLVDVALGIVARTVPQLNVFVVGLPLKIFVSFVVIFVFLGIYVTLIQQLFETILNAMRGLMSLFGGA